Proteins encoded in a region of the Myxococcales bacterium genome:
- a CDS encoding class I SAM-dependent methyltransferase, which yields MAASPDVLRRSQHLSTFAHQGAVYLYHDLYGYLLQMSPDLVEFLDQFAEVRTAADVVAAHADRFDGQAGQFVDVFYQQACLVEPDDDEVGGIWPMIAVRGKWNVWRRQGDHLTIYTAWGDRPIQRVELDPIETAIWDACDGEVRLNELRATHDPKRIAALVHRLTHSSVQALKLSAFPMSMYAKRPSTTPSYLISTMPYPAWTPGQPLDTPITDVATNVYYHGLADAEQQFDHQETTLSHLLREPHPALAGRTYGHALVDGLADRLPARAIRVLEIGGGLGYVARAVCSALQGRGIEVSYTIQEISPRLAEAQRSRTAGLPVTVIVGDVLTADHAADSFDLILSNEMVGDLPAVQLHRADVGLTDSGGEVDPAMVAALGRPGELVTELGIVLDDATEPFYLLTGALELMIRVARWLAPEGVAVVTEFGERAMWPKLSSHLDHPELSTHFGHLQQAAITKGLDAKIEFVMDIIGLERTLEGLATTRSHFRALQALAADLGATLPKLGYTRELLAEQLGPQIDLTTIGELRWDRIEDRLMGLVPHEFKALVCRKPGGN from the coding sequence GTGGCCGCCTCCCCCGACGTCCTTCGCCGCTCGCAGCACCTGTCGACCTTCGCCCACCAGGGCGCGGTGTACCTCTATCACGACCTCTACGGCTACCTGCTGCAGATGTCGCCGGACCTGGTCGAGTTCCTCGATCAGTTCGCCGAGGTCCGTACCGCCGCCGACGTGGTCGCGGCCCACGCCGACCGGTTCGACGGCCAGGCCGGTCAGTTCGTCGACGTATTCTACCAGCAAGCGTGCCTGGTCGAGCCCGACGACGACGAGGTCGGCGGCATCTGGCCGATGATCGCGGTCCGCGGCAAGTGGAACGTCTGGCGCCGCCAGGGCGATCACCTGACCATCTACACCGCCTGGGGCGACCGCCCGATCCAGCGCGTCGAGCTCGATCCGATCGAGACGGCGATCTGGGACGCGTGCGACGGCGAGGTCCGCCTCAACGAGCTCCGGGCCACGCACGATCCCAAGCGGATCGCGGCGCTGGTCCACCGCCTCACCCACTCGAGCGTGCAGGCGCTCAAGCTGTCGGCGTTCCCGATGTCGATGTACGCCAAGCGGCCGTCGACCACGCCCAGCTACCTGATCTCGACGATGCCGTACCCGGCCTGGACGCCCGGCCAGCCCCTGGACACGCCGATCACCGACGTCGCGACCAACGTCTACTACCACGGCCTCGCCGACGCCGAGCAGCAGTTCGATCACCAGGAGACGACGCTGTCGCACCTGCTGCGCGAGCCGCACCCGGCCCTGGCCGGCCGCACCTACGGCCACGCGCTCGTCGACGGCCTCGCCGACCGGCTGCCGGCCCGGGCGATCCGCGTGCTCGAGATCGGCGGCGGCCTCGGCTACGTCGCGCGCGCGGTGTGCTCGGCGCTGCAGGGCCGCGGGATCGAGGTCAGCTACACGATCCAGGAGATCTCGCCGCGCCTGGCCGAGGCCCAGCGCTCCCGCACCGCGGGCCTGCCGGTGACGGTGATCGTCGGCGACGTGCTCACCGCCGATCACGCCGCCGACAGCTTCGATCTGATCCTGTCCAACGAGATGGTCGGCGATCTGCCGGCGGTGCAGCTCCACCGCGCCGACGTCGGGCTCACCGACAGCGGCGGCGAGGTCGATCCGGCCATGGTCGCCGCGCTGGGCCGCCCCGGCGAGCTGGTCACCGAGCTCGGGATCGTGCTCGACGACGCCACCGAGCCGTTCTACCTGCTGACCGGCGCGCTCGAGCTGATGATCCGCGTCGCGCGCTGGCTCGCGCCCGAGGGCGTCGCGGTGGTCACCGAGTTCGGCGAGCGCGCGATGTGGCCCAAGCTGTCGTCGCACCTCGATCACCCCGAGCTGTCGACCCACTTCGGCCACCTGCAGCAGGCCGCGATCACCAAGGGCCTCGACGCCAAGATCGAGTTCGTCATGGACATCATCGGCCTCGAGCGCACGCTCGAGGGCCTGGCCACGACCCGCTCGCACTTCCGCGCGCTCCAGGCGCTGGCCGCCGATCTCGGCGCGACCCTGCCCAAGCTCGGCTACACCCGCGAGCTCCTCGCCGAGCAGCTCGGCCCCCAGATCGACCTGACCACGATCGGCGAGCTGCGCTGGGACCGGATCGAGGACCGCCTGATGGGCCTGGTCCCGCACGAGTTCAAGGCGCTCGTCTGCCGGAAGCCCGGCGGCAACTGA
- a CDS encoding sigma-54-dependent Fis family transcriptional regulator yields MACDRPEGPEATLTYSARMSRRTTPPVVVLEPVSVSPVMRSFERILRAVATKDVTVTFVGESGSGKEVMARRLHDLSPRRVGPFVPINCAAIPEALFESELFGHERGAFTGATERGQGKVEMASGGTLFLDEVAEMPLALQPKLLRFLDTHRFMRVGGTKKLEVDARVVLATLRPLEEEVRSGRFRADLYYRIQGIVLEVPPLRARRRDIPALIAAFIAQLAAIHDCTPARLTRSARAALIAHDWPGNVRQLRNVIEFVTILRAGKSVRVQDLPPGFARAGEPSARGGAGPALDLERPLAEIVDAIFEHVIAREHGNLTRAAQRLGVSIRTLQRRSRR; encoded by the coding sequence GTGGCGTGTGACCGGCCCGAGGGGCCCGAGGCCACCCTGACGTACAGTGCGCGCATGAGTCGTAGGACAACACCGCCCGTCGTCGTCCTCGAGCCGGTCTCGGTCTCGCCGGTGATGCGCTCATTCGAGCGGATCCTGCGCGCCGTCGCGACCAAGGACGTGACCGTCACGTTCGTGGGCGAGAGCGGTTCAGGCAAGGAGGTCATGGCGCGCCGCCTGCACGATCTCTCGCCGAGGCGCGTCGGGCCGTTCGTGCCCATCAACTGCGCGGCGATCCCCGAGGCGCTGTTCGAGAGCGAGCTCTTCGGCCATGAGCGCGGGGCCTTCACCGGCGCGACGGAGCGCGGCCAGGGGAAGGTCGAGATGGCGAGCGGCGGGACGCTCTTCCTCGACGAAGTGGCCGAGATGCCGCTCGCGCTGCAGCCGAAGCTGCTCCGCTTTCTCGACACGCATCGCTTCATGCGCGTCGGTGGCACGAAGAAGCTCGAGGTCGACGCGCGCGTCGTGCTGGCGACGCTCAGGCCCCTCGAGGAGGAGGTCCGCTCGGGGCGGTTCCGCGCGGACCTCTACTATCGGATCCAGGGCATCGTGCTCGAGGTCCCGCCCCTGCGAGCGCGCCGCCGCGACATCCCGGCGCTGATCGCCGCGTTCATCGCGCAGCTGGCAGCGATCCACGACTGCACGCCGGCGCGGCTGACCCGGAGCGCGCGCGCGGCGCTCATCGCACACGATTGGCCGGGCAACGTCCGTCAGCTGCGGAACGTGATCGAGTTCGTGACCATCCTGCGGGCCGGCAAGTCGGTGCGCGTCCAGGACCTACCGCCAGGGTTCGCGCGAGCCGGCGAGCCCTCCGCCCGTGGCGGCGCCGGGCCGGCGCTCGATCTCGAGCGACCGCTGGCAGAGATCGTCGACGCGATCTTCGAGCACGTCATCGCCCGCGAGCACGGGAACCTCACGCGCGCCGCACAGCGCCTCGGGGTCAGCATTCGGACGCTCCAGCGGCGGTCGCGACGTTGA
- the dauA gene encoding C4-dicarboxylic acid transporter DauA, with translation MRYVDELTDAVRSQLALAYGIKDQLGSALRSRLKEGYTLADLRADAMAGLVVGIVALPLSMALAKTTGVAPQHGLYTAIIAGIVCALLGGSRMQITGPTAAFVVILEPIVARHGVGGLLVAGFMAGVILVLMGVARLGKLMQFIPHPVTTGFTAGIAVVIAVIQLRDAFGIHLPGKPHGTIDFLGALWDGRASASGWDALVCGVTLALLIGLPRIIKRVPAPLLAMVAAAGLTALLAHLIDGFHANTIGSTFTVVIDGETVHGIPPLPPLPVLPWHLGDAHGQPFSLTYGLIRELLPSAFAIAVLGAIESLMSAVIADGMAGTKHDPNAELIALGVGNMVCPFFGGIACTGALARTATNIRAGARSPLSSVVHALFILACTIALAPLMAYLPLAAMAALLFVVAKNMSEVRHFVRLIRIAPRSDVLVLLTCFTLTVVFDMVIAVSVGVMLAALLFMRRMAVLTKVTLDTGAAERFDMPPGVRMYEIAGPMFFGAAHLAMETLETIGGDTRTLILSMTKVDVMDATGLVALESMLDQLGRDGRKVIVAGLGAEPRALVERAGIKRIPGRLAFAPDVDTAVSMAIVHTARTPT, from the coding sequence ATGCGGTACGTCGACGAGCTCACTGATGCGGTGCGCTCGCAGCTCGCCCTCGCCTACGGCATCAAGGATCAGCTCGGCTCGGCGCTGCGCAGCCGCCTGAAGGAGGGCTACACGCTGGCCGACCTGCGGGCCGACGCGATGGCCGGGCTGGTCGTCGGCATCGTCGCGCTGCCGCTGTCGATGGCGCTGGCCAAGACCACCGGCGTCGCGCCCCAGCACGGCCTCTACACCGCGATCATCGCCGGCATCGTCTGCGCCCTGCTCGGCGGCAGCCGGATGCAGATCACCGGGCCGACCGCCGCGTTCGTCGTCATCCTCGAGCCGATCGTCGCGCGCCACGGCGTCGGCGGGCTGCTGGTCGCTGGCTTCATGGCCGGCGTGATCCTCGTGCTCATGGGGGTCGCGCGGCTCGGCAAGCTGATGCAGTTCATCCCCCACCCGGTCACGACCGGCTTCACCGCCGGCATCGCCGTGGTGATCGCGGTGATCCAGCTGCGCGACGCGTTCGGGATCCACCTGCCCGGCAAGCCCCACGGCACGATCGACTTCCTCGGCGCGCTCTGGGACGGCCGCGCCAGCGCCAGCGGCTGGGACGCGCTGGTGTGCGGGGTGACGCTGGCGCTGCTGATCGGCCTGCCGCGGATCATCAAGCGCGTCCCGGCGCCGCTCCTGGCGATGGTCGCGGCCGCGGGCCTGACCGCGCTCCTGGCCCACCTGATCGACGGCTTCCACGCCAACACGATCGGCTCGACGTTCACGGTCGTGATCGACGGCGAGACCGTCCACGGCATCCCGCCGCTGCCGCCGCTGCCGGTCCTGCCGTGGCACCTCGGCGACGCCCACGGCCAGCCCTTCAGCCTGACCTACGGGCTCATCCGGGAGCTCCTGCCGTCGGCGTTCGCGATCGCCGTCTTGGGCGCCATCGAGTCGCTGATGTCGGCGGTGATCGCCGACGGCATGGCCGGCACCAAGCACGATCCCAACGCCGAGCTGATCGCGCTGGGCGTCGGCAACATGGTGTGCCCGTTCTTCGGCGGCATCGCCTGCACCGGCGCGCTGGCCCGCACCGCGACCAACATCCGCGCCGGCGCGCGCTCGCCGCTGTCGTCGGTGGTCCACGCGCTGTTCATCCTGGCCTGCACGATCGCGCTGGCGCCGCTGATGGCCTACCTGCCGCTCGCGGCGATGGCGGCGCTGCTGTTCGTCGTCGCCAAGAACATGAGCGAGGTCCGGCACTTCGTGCGGCTGATCCGGATCGCGCCGCGCAGCGACGTGCTGGTCCTGCTGACCTGCTTCACGCTGACCGTGGTGTTCGACATGGTGATCGCGGTGTCGGTCGGCGTCATGCTCGCGGCGTTGCTGTTCATGCGCCGGATGGCCGTGCTCACCAAGGTCACGCTCGACACCGGGGCCGCCGAGCGGTTCGACATGCCGCCCGGCGTCCGGATGTACGAGATCGCCGGGCCGATGTTCTTCGGCGCTGCCCACCTCGCGATGGAGACCCTCGAGACCATCGGCGGCGACACCCGGACCCTGATCCTGTCGATGACGAAGGTCGACGTGATGGACGCGACCGGCCTGGTCGCGCTCGAGTCGATGCTCGACCAGCTCGGCCGCGACGGCCGCAAGGTCATCGTCGCCGGCCTGGGCGCCGAGCCGCGGGCGCTGGTCGAGCGCGCCGGCATCAAGCGCATCCCCGGGCGGCTGGCGTTCGCGCCCGACGTCGACACCGCGGTGTCGATGGCCATCGTCCACACCGCCCGCACCCCGACCTGA
- a CDS encoding DUF4157 domain-containing protein, with protein sequence MSDRTFRSSHESEGVTPLLGYRPSPGKSSLTSRLTGRGPLARAADLGASRAGGRDANGVARDAEPAVAAATSSAGTALPAGARDRFESSLGVDLGAVRVHTGPDSAHASAAVGARAYTIGNDIHFADGQYRPDDPFGMHLLAHEVAHTVQQSSGTPRRQHKLEVTAPGDVAEVEADRAADAMVIGAPASIGSMQGVGRVIARAADPAAPATGAAPAADGAAPAADGKGEAMGSKEKPFPVGLDGVSLSLGKGSALKIPWAMNEMSISKSWKAEEKLEKTLSKQIAVPAGALPGGLSMTASGTASLGASVSANVTGSVVQLGGPHTDSAGAEVSVSGSAGLEATVEGMLGLGAYVGIPPINVGAEGYVTLGATTSAKATVAGQGRFLPSGGWSGSVTFTVPLEAKITGTGGIRLFYSSLIKSGELQKFELKSVDIAKASIACVIQCDLATGQATDHTVTTFEVLPLFQSVPVTAAEYRQWAKREEGERDGGSGSGPGVPPSAFDEPEEDKSFDELCGEDDPSVMCDPGGDPDSIMYGSGPGVP encoded by the coding sequence ATGTCTGACCGCACGTTCCGTTCGTCGCACGAGTCCGAGGGGGTGACGCCGCTGCTGGGCTACCGGCCCTCTCCGGGCAAGTCGAGCCTGACCTCCCGCCTCACCGGGCGCGGTCCGCTGGCGCGCGCCGCCGACCTCGGGGCCTCACGCGCCGGTGGCCGCGATGCCAATGGCGTCGCCCGCGACGCCGAGCCGGCGGTCGCGGCCGCCACGTCGTCGGCTGGCACCGCGCTGCCGGCCGGTGCGCGCGATCGCTTCGAGTCGTCGCTGGGCGTCGATCTAGGGGCGGTCCGGGTCCACACCGGGCCCGACTCCGCCCACGCGAGCGCCGCGGTCGGCGCCCGCGCGTACACGATCGGCAATGACATCCACTTCGCCGACGGCCAGTATCGACCGGACGATCCGTTCGGCATGCACCTCCTGGCCCACGAGGTCGCGCACACCGTGCAGCAATCGAGCGGCACCCCGCGACGCCAACACAAGCTCGAGGTGACGGCGCCCGGCGACGTCGCCGAGGTCGAGGCGGATCGCGCCGCCGACGCGATGGTGATCGGAGCGCCGGCGTCGATCGGCTCGATGCAAGGCGTCGGGCGGGTGATCGCGCGCGCGGCCGACCCGGCGGCGCCGGCCACGGGCGCGGCGCCTGCGGCCGACGGTGCGGCGCCCGCGGCCGACGGCAAGGGCGAGGCGATGGGCAGCAAGGAGAAGCCGTTCCCGGTCGGGCTCGACGGCGTGAGCCTGTCGCTCGGCAAGGGCAGCGCCCTGAAGATCCCGTGGGCCATGAACGAGATGTCGATCAGCAAGAGCTGGAAGGCCGAGGAGAAGCTCGAGAAGACGCTGAGCAAGCAGATCGCGGTGCCGGCTGGCGCGCTGCCGGGCGGCCTGTCGATGACGGCCAGCGGCACCGCCAGCCTGGGCGCCTCGGTGTCGGCGAACGTCACCGGCAGCGTCGTCCAGCTCGGCGGCCCGCACACCGACAGCGCCGGCGCCGAGGTCTCGGTCAGCGGCAGCGCCGGGCTCGAGGCCACGGTCGAGGGCATGCTCGGGCTCGGCGCGTACGTCGGCATCCCGCCGATCAACGTCGGCGCCGAGGGCTACGTCACGCTCGGCGCGACCACCAGCGCCAAGGCCACGGTCGCCGGGCAGGGCCGGTTCTTGCCGTCGGGCGGCTGGAGCGGCAGCGTGACCTTCACCGTCCCGCTCGAGGCCAAGATCACCGGCACCGGCGGCATCCGGTTGTTCTACTCGTCGCTCATCAAGTCGGGTGAGCTGCAGAAGTTCGAGCTCAAGAGCGTCGACATCGCCAAGGCCTCGATCGCCTGCGTCATCCAGTGCGATCTCGCCACCGGCCAGGCCACCGATCACACCGTGACCACGTTCGAGGTCTTGCCGCTGTTCCAGAGCGTGCCCGTGACCGCGGCCGAGTACCGGCAGTGGGCCAAGCGCGAGGAGGGCGAGCGCGACGGCGGCAGCGGCTCCGGGCCTGGGGTGCCCCCGTCAGCGTTCGACGAGCCCGAGGAGGACAAGAGCTTCGACGAGCTGTGCGGCGAGGATGATCCCTCGGTGATGTGCGACCCGGGCGGCGATCCCGACTCGATCATGTACGGCTCCGGCCCCGGCGTCCCGTGA
- a CDS encoding methyltransferase domain-containing protein — MSVLDVGAGAGKFCIAAAGAVPGASFVGVEFRRHLVRVATRLARRAGLQNVRFIHANALDLDWSRFDSFYLYNPFAEQLFADRLVIDRTIDLDPINFILYVTGVRQRLADAPVGTRVATYHGFGAPPPLGYELAHEQQAGTDRVELWIKTHTITLAAATREVGA; from the coding sequence ATGTCGGTGCTCGACGTCGGCGCCGGCGCGGGGAAGTTCTGCATCGCGGCAGCGGGCGCAGTCCCGGGCGCCAGCTTCGTCGGCGTCGAGTTCAGGCGCCACCTGGTCAGGGTCGCGACCCGCCTCGCGAGGCGCGCGGGCCTTCAGAACGTGCGGTTCATCCACGCCAACGCGCTCGATCTCGACTGGTCCAGGTTCGACTCGTTCTACCTGTACAACCCTTTCGCCGAGCAGCTGTTCGCGGACAGGCTCGTCATCGATCGGACCATCGACCTCGACCCGATCAACTTCATCCTGTACGTGACGGGGGTCCGCCAGCGCCTCGCCGACGCGCCCGTGGGGACGCGCGTCGCCACCTACCATGGGTTCGGCGCGCCGCCGCCGCTAGGCTACGAGCTCGCGCACGAGCAGCAGGCGGGGACTGATCGCGTCGAGCTGTGGATCAAGACGCACACGATCACGCTCGCCGCGGCGACGCGCGAGGTAGGAGCGTGA
- a CDS encoding glutathione S-transferase, producing MTYELYYWPSIQGRGEFVRLVLEDAGVAYVDVARTPGGVARMQALMRGEGTGPLVPLAPPFLRAGELWVSQTAAITAFLGERLGLAPGDEQGRLTARAVALTIADLVAEAHDSHHPLSVAQYYEDQRDAARQRAAAFRAARIPKYLGYLEQLLERNPRGVLVGDDVSYADLAGFQVVEGLSYAFPRALARVRADLPSLFALRDRVAARPRLARYLASERRLPFNEHGIFRRYPELDD from the coding sequence ATGACCTACGAGCTCTACTACTGGCCCTCGATCCAGGGCCGCGGCGAGTTCGTGCGGCTCGTGCTCGAGGACGCCGGGGTCGCGTACGTCGACGTCGCGCGCACGCCCGGCGGCGTCGCGCGCATGCAGGCGCTGATGCGCGGCGAGGGGACCGGACCGCTCGTGCCGCTGGCGCCGCCGTTCCTGCGCGCGGGCGAGCTGTGGGTGAGCCAGACCGCGGCCATCACCGCGTTCCTCGGCGAGCGCCTGGGGCTGGCGCCCGGCGACGAACAGGGCCGGCTGACCGCGCGCGCGGTCGCGCTGACGATCGCGGATCTGGTGGCCGAGGCGCACGACAGCCACCACCCGCTCTCGGTCGCGCAGTACTACGAGGACCAGCGCGACGCGGCCCGGCAGCGCGCCGCGGCGTTCCGCGCCGCGCGGATCCCGAAGTACCTCGGCTATCTGGAGCAGCTGCTCGAGCGCAACCCGCGCGGCGTGCTGGTCGGCGACGACGTGAGCTACGCCGACCTGGCCGGGTTCCAGGTGGTCGAGGGCCTGAGCTACGCCTTCCCGCGGGCGCTCGCGCGCGTGCGCGCCGACCTGCCGTCGTTGTTCGCGCTGCGCGACAGGGTGGCGGCGCGCCCACGACTCGCGCGTTACCTGGCGTCCGAGCGCCGGCTCCCGTTCAACGAGCACGGCATCTTCCGTCGCTACCCGGAGCTCGACGACTGA